From a region of the Stenotrophomonas sp. BIO128-Bstrain genome:
- a CDS encoding Dps family protein has product MAKTTKTPAKPKTAKQKLGAAAPSAPNIDIGIKEGDRKKIADGLSAFQADAFTLYLKTHNFHWNVTGSMFNSLHTMFETQYTEQWAALDDVAERIRALGFNAPGSYREFAALTSIAEEPGLTDSADWREMVRQLVTANEAVCRTARKVLDVADDADDAPTEDLMTQRLQTHEKYAWMLRSLLQ; this is encoded by the coding sequence ATGGCGAAGACGACCAAGACCCCGGCAAAGCCCAAGACGGCCAAGCAGAAACTCGGCGCGGCGGCCCCGTCGGCCCCGAACATTGATATCGGGATCAAGGAGGGCGATCGCAAGAAGATCGCCGATGGACTGTCGGCCTTCCAGGCAGATGCGTTCACGCTCTACCTGAAGACCCACAACTTCCATTGGAACGTGACCGGGTCGATGTTCAACTCGCTGCACACCATGTTCGAGACCCAGTACACCGAACAGTGGGCCGCCCTGGACGACGTCGCTGAACGCATCCGTGCACTGGGCTTCAACGCCCCGGGCTCCTACCGCGAGTTCGCGGCCCTGACCTCGATCGCCGAGGAGCCGGGCCTGACCGACAGCGCGGACTGGCGTGAAATGGTACGCCAGTTGGTCACCGCCAACGAGGCCGTGTGCCGCACTGCCCGGAAAGTGCTGGATGTGGCCGACGATGCCGATGACGCACCGACCGAAGATCTGATGACCCAGCGCCTGCAGACCCACGAAAAGTACGCCTGGATGCTGCGTTCGCTGCTGCAGTAA
- the recQ gene encoding DNA helicase RecQ, which translates to MSSRPAHDLLSRIFGYDEFRGPQQAIVEHVAAGNDALVLMPTGGGKSLCYQVPSLLRDGTGIVISPLIALMQDQVEALRQLGVRAEYLNSTLDGETSARVERELLAGELDMLYVAPERLLTGRFLSLLSRSRIALFAIDEAHCVSQWGHDFRPEYRQLTVLHERWPDVPRIALTATADPPTQREIAERLDLTNAQHFVSSFDRPNIRYTVVQKDNAKRQLLDFLKVHRGAAGIVYCMSRRKVEETAEFLCKEGMNALPYHAGLPPEVRAANQRRFLREDGIVMCATIAFGMGIDKPDVRFVAHTDLPKSMEGYYQETGRAGRDGEPAEAWLCYGLGDVVLLKQMIEQSEAGEERKALERSKLDHLLGYCESMQCRRQVLLAGFGETYPQPCGNCDNCLLPPDAWDASVAAQKALSCVYRSGQRFGVGHLIDILRGGENEKVRQFGHTELSTYGIGKDLDARTWRSVFRQLVASSLLEVDSSAYGGLRLTDGSREVLKGQRKVMMRRETPKAARERDRSGQRTGLSVLPQDLALFNALRGLRAELAREQNVPAFVIFHDSTLRNIAEQRPTSVDALGRVGGIGGTKLARYGDRLVEIVREEG; encoded by the coding sequence ATGTCTTCCCGCCCCGCGCACGACCTGCTCAGCCGCATCTTTGGTTACGACGAATTCCGCGGTCCGCAGCAGGCGATCGTCGAGCATGTCGCCGCCGGCAATGACGCGCTCGTCCTCATGCCCACCGGCGGCGGCAAATCGCTCTGCTACCAGGTCCCCTCCCTGCTCCGCGACGGCACCGGCATCGTCATCTCGCCGCTGATCGCCCTCATGCAGGACCAGGTCGAAGCCCTGCGCCAGCTCGGCGTCCGCGCCGAATACCTCAACTCCACCCTCGACGGCGAAACCAGTGCCCGCGTCGAACGCGAACTGCTCGCCGGCGAACTGGACATGCTCTACGTCGCGCCCGAGCGCCTGCTCACCGGTCGCTTCCTGTCGCTGCTCTCGCGCAGCCGGATCGCCCTGTTCGCCATCGACGAAGCCCACTGCGTCTCCCAGTGGGGCCACGACTTCCGCCCCGAATACCGCCAGCTCACCGTCCTGCACGAACGCTGGCCCGACGTGCCGCGCATCGCGCTGACCGCCACCGCCGATCCGCCCACCCAGCGCGAGATCGCCGAACGCCTGGACCTCACCAACGCCCAGCACTTCGTCAGCTCCTTCGACCGGCCCAACATCCGCTACACCGTCGTCCAGAAGGACAACGCCAAAAGGCAGCTGCTGGACTTCCTCAAGGTCCACCGCGGGGCCGCCGGCATCGTCTACTGCATGTCGCGGCGCAAGGTCGAGGAAACCGCCGAGTTCCTGTGCAAGGAGGGCATGAACGCCCTGCCCTACCACGCCGGCCTGCCGCCCGAGGTCCGCGCCGCCAACCAGCGTCGCTTCCTGCGCGAGGATGGCATCGTCATGTGCGCCACCATCGCCTTCGGCATGGGCATCGACAAACCGGACGTGCGCTTCGTCGCGCATACCGACCTGCCCAAATCGATGGAAGGCTATTACCAGGAAACCGGCCGCGCCGGTCGCGATGGCGAGCCCGCCGAGGCCTGGCTCTGCTACGGCCTGGGCGACGTGGTGCTGCTCAAACAGATGATCGAGCAGTCCGAGGCGGGCGAAGAACGCAAAGCGCTGGAACGCTCCAAACTGGACCACCTGCTCGGCTACTGCGAATCCATGCAGTGCCGCCGCCAGGTCCTGCTGGCCGGGTTCGGCGAGACCTACCCGCAGCCCTGCGGCAACTGCGACAACTGCCTGCTGCCGCCCGATGCCTGGGATGCCAGCGTCGCCGCCCAGAAGGCATTGAGCTGCGTCTACCGCAGTGGCCAGCGCTTCGGCGTGGGCCATCTGATCGACATCCTGCGCGGGGGCGAGAACGAGAAGGTCCGCCAGTTCGGGCATACCGAACTGAGCACCTATGGCATCGGCAAGGATCTGGACGCGCGTACCTGGCGCAGCGTGTTCCGCCAGCTGGTCGCCTCCAGCCTGCTCGAGGTGGACAGCAGCGCCTACGGCGGGCTGCGCCTGACCGATGGCAGCCGCGAGGTGCTCAAGGGCCAGCGCAAGGTCATGATGCGCCGCGAGACGCCCAAGGCGGCCCGCGAGCGCGATCGCAGCGGCCAGCGCACCGGCCTGTCGGTGCTGCCGCAGGACCTGGCGCTGTTCAATGCGCTGCGGGGCCTGCGCGCCGAACTCGCGCGCGAGCAGAACGTGCCGGCCTTCGTGATCTTCCACGACAGCACCCTGCGCAACATTGCCGAACAGCGCCCCACCAGCGTCGATGCGCTGGGCCGGGTCGGGGGCATCGGTGGCACCAAGCTGGCCCGTTACGGCGACCGCCTGGTCGAGATCGTGCGCGAGGAAGGCTGA
- a CDS encoding GNAT family N-acetyltransferase produces the protein MTLILRRATVADAGALSAIAIATYTETFGDSYPPQDLRDFLDTHYAVEPQRRELADPRNAAWLLEDGARVVGYLAAGPNSLPHADAAEGDIELKRLYLLASHQGGGHGARLMDAFLAWLDQPQRGTLWVGVWSENLGAQRFYARYGCSKVGEYDFPVGDSVDREFILRRA, from the coding sequence ATGACGTTGATCCTCCGCCGTGCCACCGTTGCCGATGCCGGCGCGCTGTCGGCGATCGCCATCGCCACTTACACCGAGACCTTTGGCGATTCGTATCCGCCGCAGGATCTGCGCGATTTTCTGGACACCCACTACGCGGTCGAGCCACAACGCCGCGAGCTCGCCGACCCACGCAATGCGGCGTGGCTGCTGGAAGACGGCGCACGTGTGGTGGGCTATCTCGCAGCAGGGCCGAACAGCCTGCCGCATGCCGATGCCGCCGAGGGCGATATCGAACTCAAACGTCTCTACCTGCTCGCCAGCCACCAGGGCGGTGGTCACGGCGCGCGCCTGATGGACGCGTTCCTGGCGTGGCTCGATCAACCGCAGCGGGGCACGCTGTGGGTCGGCGTATGGTCGGAAAATCTAGGTGCGCAGCGCTTCTATGCGCGCTATGGCTGCAGCAAGGTCGGCGAATACGATTTTCCGGTCGGCGACAGTGTCGACCGGGAATTCATCCTGCGCCGCGCCTGA
- a CDS encoding CopL family metal-binding regulatory protein, translating to MSASGLLLRVVLMLSLLLNGLNVAMAGPMALALAEPATASRAAPPCHGDAPAAALPHDHHAMPGAASGVQAPHDGDHCKIKDCLRSCAQQPSLTAQVAWLATPPPLSLAPLPAAHPSQPTPPLDRITRPPIA from the coding sequence ATGTCCGCCAGTGGCCTGCTCCTGCGAGTCGTCCTGATGCTCAGCCTGTTGCTCAACGGGCTGAACGTGGCCATGGCCGGCCCGATGGCGCTCGCCCTGGCCGAGCCGGCCACCGCAAGCCGTGCCGCACCGCCCTGCCATGGTGATGCACCGGCGGCCGCCCTCCCGCATGACCACCACGCCATGCCCGGTGCCGCCAGCGGAGTGCAGGCGCCTCACGATGGCGACCACTGCAAGATCAAGGACTGCCTGCGCAGCTGCGCGCAGCAACCCAGCCTGACCGCCCAGGTCGCCTGGCTGGCCACGCCCCCGCCGCTGTCGCTGGCCCCGCTGCCGGCCGCGCATCCGTCGCAACCGACACCGCCGCTGGACCGCATCACCCGCCCTCCGATCGCCTGA
- a CDS encoding copper resistance protein B yields MATSALSTALLLALSAPAWAQSHAGHAATPTATTADTPPADGGNVDHSQMDHSKMDQGSTDHSQMDHSKMDHGSADHSQMDHSAMDHGTTDHGQMDHSKMDHAAMGHGVPKAPAPTEPLEPIPAVTAADRLAAFPPIDHGAMEHAPEIHSMLLVNRLERWDGQHGTGQAWEASGWVGGNINRLWLRSEGERGDGRTESANLEVMYGRSVSPWWDVLVGVKQDFRPADSRTWAAFGIQGLAPYKFETSATAYIGEGGQFAATVEVEYELLLTNRLILQPLVEATFSAKDEPAYGNGSGLNTVEAGLRLRYEFSRRFAPYIGISHERLFGDTADYHETAGERARDTRWVAGVRVWF; encoded by the coding sequence ATCGCCACATCGGCCTTGAGTACCGCCCTGCTGCTGGCATTGTCGGCACCGGCCTGGGCGCAATCGCATGCCGGCCATGCCGCGACGCCGACCGCAACCACGGCCGACACACCACCGGCAGATGGCGGCAACGTCGATCACAGCCAGATGGATCATTCGAAGATGGACCAAGGCAGCACTGATCACAGCCAGATGGATCATTCGAAGATGGACCACGGCAGCGCTGATCACAGCCAGATGGACCATTCGGCGATGGACCACGGCACGACCGATCACGGCCAGATGGATCATTCGAAGATGGACCATGCCGCGATGGGTCATGGCGTGCCGAAGGCGCCTGCGCCCACCGAACCGCTCGAACCGATTCCGGCGGTGACGGCCGCGGACCGCCTCGCCGCGTTCCCGCCGATCGACCACGGCGCGATGGAGCATGCACCGGAGATCCACAGCATGCTGCTGGTCAACCGCCTCGAACGCTGGGACGGCCAGCACGGTACCGGCCAGGCGTGGGAGGCCAGCGGCTGGGTCGGTGGCAACATCAACCGGCTATGGCTGCGCAGCGAAGGCGAGCGCGGTGACGGCCGCACCGAGTCGGCCAATCTCGAGGTGATGTACGGCCGCAGCGTCTCGCCGTGGTGGGACGTGCTGGTCGGCGTGAAGCAGGATTTCCGCCCGGCGGATTCGCGCACGTGGGCGGCGTTCGGCATCCAGGGCCTGGCGCCGTACAAGTTCGAGACCTCGGCCACGGCCTACATCGGCGAAGGCGGACAGTTTGCTGCGACGGTGGAAGTGGAGTACGAGCTGCTGCTGACCAACCGCCTGATCCTGCAGCCGCTGGTGGAGGCCACGTTCTCGGCCAAGGACGAGCCGGCGTACGGCAACGGTTCGGGACTCAACACGGTCGAGGCCGGGCTGCGCCTGCGCTACGAGTTCAGCCGCCGCTTCGCGCCTTACATCGGCATCAGCCACGAGCGGCTGTTCGGCGATACCGCTGATTACCACGAGACGGCCGGTGAGCGCGCGCGCGATACCCGCTGGGTGGCGGGCGTGCGCGTCTGGTTCTGA
- a CDS encoding copper resistance system multicopper oxidase — translation MSFLKTPGTGTPPMPSRRLFVQGVAAGGVVAGLAATGLSPRAFAAAGPGLAGAPQVLSSHDVQLSIGESLANFTGRTRPAITVNGSLPAPILRWREGQTVNIRVANTLQGHPTSIHWHGLLLPANMDGVPGLSFNGIAPGEAYQYRFTLKQSGTYWYHSHSMFQEQAGLYGALIIDPLEPAPYRFDREHVIVLSDWTDMDPGALFRRMKKLAEYDNYYKRTLPDFLRDVRRDGWAAATADRGMWGRMRMTPTDISDINAHTYTYLLNGTAPAGNWTGLFRSGEKVLLRFINGGSMTYFDVRIPGLKMTVVAADGQYIHPVSIDEFRIAPAETFDVIVEPSGQDAYTIFCQDMGRTGHAAGTLAVRHGLQAPVPERDPRPLLTMSDMGHDMGHAGNGMAGHDMKGMEGGCGASMGHGAHGADSKAPRHPASEKGNPLVDMQSMATDPKLDDPGIGLRDNGRHVLTYGAMRSLFDDPDGRDPGREVELHLTGHMEKFSWSFDGIPFASAEPLRLNYGERMRIVLVNDTMMQHPIHLHGVWSDLENAEGEFHLRKHTIDMPPGTRRTYRVRADALGRWAYHCHLLYHMEAGMMREVRIEE, via the coding sequence ATGTCTTTCCTTAAAACACCCGGCACGGGCACCCCGCCCATGCCGTCACGCCGCCTGTTCGTGCAGGGCGTGGCTGCCGGCGGCGTGGTCGCCGGTCTGGCCGCCACCGGCCTGAGCCCACGCGCCTTCGCGGCCGCCGGCCCCGGCCTGGCCGGTGCCCCGCAGGTGCTCAGCAGCCATGACGTGCAGCTGAGCATCGGCGAATCGCTGGCCAACTTCACCGGGCGCACCCGCCCGGCGATCACCGTCAACGGCAGCCTGCCGGCGCCGATCCTTCGCTGGCGCGAAGGCCAGACGGTCAACATCCGGGTGGCCAACACGCTGCAGGGGCACCCCACCTCCATCCACTGGCACGGCCTGCTGCTGCCGGCCAACATGGACGGCGTGCCCGGCCTGAGCTTCAACGGCATCGCCCCCGGCGAGGCCTACCAGTACCGGTTCACCCTCAAGCAGTCGGGCACGTACTGGTACCACAGCCATTCGATGTTCCAGGAACAGGCCGGCCTGTACGGCGCGCTGATCATCGACCCGCTCGAGCCGGCGCCGTACCGCTTCGACCGTGAGCACGTGATCGTGCTCTCGGACTGGACCGACATGGACCCTGGCGCGCTGTTCCGGCGCATGAAGAAGCTCGCCGAGTACGACAACTACTACAAGCGCACCCTGCCCGACTTCCTCCGTGATGTGCGCCGGGATGGCTGGGCCGCAGCCACCGCCGACCGCGGCATGTGGGGCCGGATGCGGATGACGCCGACCGACATCTCCGACATCAACGCCCACACCTATACCTACCTGCTCAACGGCACCGCACCGGCGGGCAACTGGACCGGGCTTTTCCGCAGTGGCGAGAAGGTGCTGCTGCGCTTCATCAACGGTGGCTCGATGACCTACTTCGATGTGCGCATCCCCGGCCTGAAAATGACCGTGGTCGCCGCCGATGGCCAGTACATCCACCCGGTCAGCATCGATGAGTTCCGCATCGCACCGGCCGAGACCTTCGATGTGATCGTGGAACCCAGTGGACAGGATGCCTACACGATCTTCTGCCAGGACATGGGCCGCACCGGCCATGCCGCCGGCACGCTGGCCGTCCGCCACGGCCTGCAGGCGCCGGTTCCCGAGCGCGACCCGCGCCCATTGCTGACCATGAGCGACATGGGCCATGACATGGGCCATGCCGGAAACGGTATGGCGGGTCACGACATGAAGGGCATGGAAGGTGGCTGCGGCGCGAGCATGGGCCACGGCGCGCACGGCGCTGATTCCAAGGCGCCGCGCCACCCGGCCAGCGAAAAAGGCAATCCGCTGGTCGACATGCAGAGCATGGCCACCGACCCAAAGCTCGATGATCCCGGCATCGGCCTGCGCGACAACGGTCGTCACGTGCTGACCTATGGTGCGATGCGCAGCCTGTTCGACGATCCCGATGGCCGCGATCCCGGCCGCGAGGTCGAGCTGCACCTGACCGGCCACATGGAGAAATTCAGCTGGTCCTTCGACGGCATTCCGTTCGCCAGCGCCGAACCGCTGCGCCTGAACTACGGTGAACGCATGCGCATCGTGCTGGTCAACGACACGATGATGCAGCACCCGATCCATCTGCACGGCGTGTGGAGCGATCTGGAAAACGCCGAAGGCGAGTTCCACCTGCGCAAGCACACCATCGACATGCCCCCCGGCACCCGCCGCACCTATCGCGTGCGCGCCGACGCGCTCGGCCGCTGGGCCTACCACTGCCATCTGCTGTACCACATGGAAGCGGGCATGATGCGCGAAGTGAGGATCGAAGAATGA